GTTCGTTCCCTTCAAATGCTTGCCCTTCCTTATCTAATAAGGAAACACCGCCTTTTGGAAGAATAACAACTGTTTTGCTTTCCGCTTTATTTAATTTTTCAGCAATCAGCTTACCTAATTGCTTGTTCTCTTCTACTGTCGTTCTCATTAATGTCGTCGTAGGGTTATGCTGGTAAAATAAACGATCTTTAAATTGCTCTGGCACAGTTTCTGGCGGACCGAAATTAACCATATCTAGTGCACCTACAGAAACGACTTGCGGAATACCTATTTTCCCCGCGCTTTCCAACCTGTCATCTCCAGCGCTAAAAATCCCACCAACTAAGCGATCAGCAAACTCGGTTGTCGTAATATCTACGACCCCTTCGATGAAACCATCTTGAATTAACGATTCCATCGCATCGCCACCTGTACCTGTGGCATGAAATACTAAGACATCATATCCTTGGTCTTCTAATAATTCTCTTGTTTTCGTCACACATGGTGTCGTCACACCAAACATCGTTGCCGCAATCATCGGCTTACTTTCTACTTTTGGCCCTTTTTCAGCTCCTTGAACCATTCCGCTTAATGCATTTGCAGCGTTTTTCAAAATTTCAGCCGATAAGCCGTTAATCCCTGCGATATCGACAACAGAATACATCATCGTAATATCTTTATCACCTACATAAGGTCTTGTATTACCAGATGCAACTGTAGAGACGAGGATTTTCGGCAAACCTACTGGGGCATTCCTCATCGCTGTCGCAGCAACTGTTGTTCCAGCCGTCCCGCCCATACCGAAGATTCCTGATATTTCATTCTCTTCTAGTAATGTTGAGACAATACTCGCAGCACCTTTTGTCATTGTGGCAACAGCTGTTCCGCGGTCATTTTTATCACGAAGCTCTTGCAAGGAAACCCCGCCAGCTTCAGCAACTTCACTACTCGTGATGTCTCCAGGAATAGATGTATCATAGATTCCTGTGTTCATTAACAAAACCGTCTGGTTATTACTCTCTAGAATATCTTTTACATAGAGAAACTCGTCTTTTTTCGTATCAAGCGTTCCAATAACAAGCACTTTTTTTCCCATTGTTGATCCCCCTTTCAGTTATCCGAGTATGCCTTCAAAGAACTCCTTGGTTTGACGCACAACTTCTGCCTCTCCTATTTTGTCTTGCTGATAGAAGGAAGGATAGTGTGTATCGATCGTCAAAATGACGTTTGGATCCCCCTCTGTAAGCGCATTTAAAACTGCTTCATGTTTAAAGTCATCATGACCGGCTATCGCAAAGTTATTAAACCTGCCCTCAGGCATATCGTCAGTTACAGAATTGACAACTCTCGAAGCTCCTTTTAAGTGAACAGAAGCAACGTTTCCTTTAATATGTTCATATAATTCCACAGTTGGATATTCACCAGATCGCCAGCCGTTAACAATATCCCAATTTAACTTCAAATGCGGATGATCCGCATATTGCACTAGCTTTCCGAGTTCTACGCAATTGTTCGTTAACGTTGGCGGTTCGTTTTCTACTAAAATGACTTTCCCTCTTCTTTGTGCATGTTCTGCATGTTTCTTTAAAACTTCAGCATTGTGCTTATATTCCTTTTCCTTTTTTTCCTCTGACCAAGTATCGAAATCAGGATACCTGTATAAAGAATAAATTCGGACGTTTGGTGCAGAAAAAGCATCTGCTAAATTGAATAATCGGTCTAATTGTTTCGTCATTTCATCATGGTGGTTTTCATCGTAATTATCGTATTTAGGCGGTCCAGAAAACGTACAAGAATTTACGGCCCACGAACTGAGAGTGGCAACTTCCAATCCATGTTCTTTAACTTTTTCTCCTAATTGCTTTGCCTTCTCAACAGAGATCGAATCTATTGTATCGCCGTCTAATTTTGCACGAAGCTCAACATAATCAAAGCCCAGCTCCTTGGCTGTTTGTAACGCTTCATCAAATGACTCTATCCCTAACATATCTGTCACAACACTAAACTTCATAAAGTTCTCCCCCCACCTTGATTCCATCATTTGCACTCAACATTATCCGATCTTAATCCAGTTGCCAGCTTTATTGTCTTTATAGGCTTCGAAGACTTGCGTCAAATGCCATGCATCACGTAACGTGGCACGTTCGACTTGTTTATTTTCTAACACTGATTCTGCAAAATGGTTTACACTTTGAACCATCCCTTGCGTAAATAAGTTCTTATTATGCAGCTGTCCTAATGAGAATTCTGGCTCCCAGTGCACCGGTCCGTTCGATGGATCGTCACCAATAAAGGAAGGTGCCTTTCCGTATTCACCGCTGCCTTTTTTACCTTGGTAATAACCCAGTCGTATCGCATTATCGATGATAATGTTTTCCTTATTTCCAATCACCTCGTAATTTTCATTAGGGCTTGTTTCTGATTGAGTGGACGGTAAGTGCAAACTGCCGATCGCACCAGATTTAAACTTAAATAATGTGTGTACATTACCACTTGGCTGATGATCGACAAAACACATTTCATCAATATCGCCCATCAAATACTGCATACCGGAAACTGGGTGACAAATATCTAAAAACCAGTGTAAGCCTTCCCGCTCTCCTAACTCTTCATTAAAAGGAGTCAACGTTAACGGATAACGTCCTGTAATCGAGGTCGCGCCTCCGAACTTTTCACTCTCTACGATCTTTTTCGCCCCTTCGAATGATGGATAAAAGTATCGTTTGTTAGAAACAAGGACTTGCACATTATGTTTTGCTTGTAATTCCATTAATTCTTCCGCTTCTTTTGTCGTATAAGAAATGGGCTTCTCTACCCAGACTGGAATGCCTGCTTTCATAATATCCGGTAAAATTTTCGGATAAATCGGACGCCCATTTTTATCAAAGTTCAATACAACAAAAATAGCATCAAGGTCTTCTTTTCTCATCATTTCAAGATAATCGGTATATGCACGGTCTGCACCAAATCGTTTTCTGTATAGTTCTGCTCTTTCTAAATTCAAGTCACAGACAGCGACTAATTCGACTGGCGCATAATCAAATGTCGGGTAAACGTTACGAAACGAGTGAGCACCACACCCAATAAATCCAGCATTAATCTTATTGGTATACTCGTAATTGAATTTAATATTTGCCATAAGTGAATTCCCTCCTCCTCTTTTTATTCTCCAATCGTTTGTCTGTCAGGTGCTGAATAAGCGATAATCATTCGGCAAGGTTCCCAGCTCGTAACTTTCGCATTATGAGGGATATTTCTTGGTATTCGTAACATCATTCCTGGTTTTAAGTGGTACGTTTCATCACCAAGGGTATGATCACATTCGCCTGATAACACAAAGATCACTTCTTCACAATTCGGATGGATGTGACGTGGATTTTCTTCGCCTGCATTAATAAATACCATTCCGAATGTCATTTCACTGTCTGGATCGATATCCTCTCCGCAAAGCCATTGAATACCGCCCCAATCCATCGGTAGTAAATAACGCTCTTCATTTAAATCTGTAATTGTTGCACTTTTTTGATTACTAGTCATGATATAATCCCCCGCTTTTTCAAGATTTTAAATAAATCTTATTGCACATCCTTTCGTACAAAACTTGTGCAATAAAAGATTTGTTAACTATTATTTTAAATTGATATAAAGCGCTTACCAATGAGGTATTCCTTTTAAAAAAGTGGTCAAAATGTAGATTTCACTTTTTTAGCCACCTGTTTTACTTATTAGCACCACTCGACATTCCTTCAATAAAGGAGCGCTGGAATATTAAATAGACAATGATACTTGGAATCATACTGATTACCGTTCCGCCAAAAATAAGTGCATAGTTCGTTGCCATTTCTCCTTGGAATGAATATAGACCAAGTGATATCGTATACTTCCCCTGTGACATTAAGAGAACTAACGGCAGTAAGAAGTCATTCCATATATTCATAAATGTAAAGATTAACAATGCTACTAACCCCGGCTTCGCTAACGGAAGCATCACTGTCCAGAAGATTCTCCATTCTCCTGCACCGTCGATCATTGCAGACTCACGCATTGCCTTTGGAACATCTCGAAATGTGTTTCTCATCAAAAAAATGGAGAATGGCAAGGCTAAAGCAGCCGAAACAAGCGTAAGACCGGTTAATGTATTTACTAACCCCATTGATCTTAAGTGGAAAAAGATCGGAATAATAATCGCTTGAACAGGCAACGCCATTCCTAACAAGACAATATAGAAGATCAAGTTGTTTCCCTTAAACGTTAATTGTGAAAATGCGTAACCCGCAGGACTTGCAACTAAAGCTACAACAAGCATTCCGCCTATCGTTACAACTGCACTGTTAATGATATATTGCTGAAAATTCCCTACTTGCCAGGCATTAATAATATTTTCGAAGCTCCAGTTACTAGGTAAAGAAAAAGGAGAAGAGAAGATTTCCATATTTGTTTTAAAGCTAGCTAAAACAGCGTAAATAATGGGGGCGATGATTAATGATAATAGTAAAAACAAGACGACCCATATCATCATTTGTGATGACGACTTTCTTGACATTGTTCTCTCCATTGTTACTCAGTCCTTTCTCTGTAGTAGTTAAACCCGATCGTAAAGATAATGATGATAATCCCTAAGATTACACTTTGTGCTGTTGCGTAACTTACTTGGTTCATACTGAATGCCGTTTTATAAACTAAGGTAGATACAACCTCACTCATGTAGAAAGGTCCGCCTTGTGTCATTATCCAGATCAATGCAAAACCTTTTAACGCATGAATGATCACCATACTAATGACAACGTTCATTGTGTTACGCAGGCTCGGCACGGTTATATACCAAAACTTTCTGATTGGACCTGCTCCGTCAATATCTGCTGCCTCATACATTTGCGGCTCAATACTTTGTAACCCTGCTAAAAATAAAATCATGTACAACCCATAAAACGCCCATGTACTAGCAATTACTAAGGCAGGAATGACAAACATTTGCTCACCAAGCCAATTTCTTGCCATAAAATCCAGTCCTATGGCCCGGAGAAAAATGTTAATTGGCCCCATTGTCGGATCATAAATTTTGGACCACAATACCCCTACAACGGCAAGCGACAATACACTCGGCAGATAGAATGCTGCCCTGAAAAAGGTTTTACCTCTTTTCACCTTACTAATCAGTACAGCGAGGACTAAAGTTGGAATGACCATTAAGGTTAAACTTAAAACAACCCACAGTAAGTTGTTACCTAATGCCCTATAAAAAAGACCATCTGTTGCTAACCTTGCATAGTTGTCCAGCCCTACAAAATTCATTGTTGGTGATGTCCCATTCCAATCAAATAAACTATAGCGAACGGCATCTGCCATTGGGTAAAGCATAAAAGCCCCATAAAGGATCAGTGCTGGTGATAAAAAAGATGCAATAACGGCAATTCTTTTTAGCTTATTTATTCTTTGTGCTTTAACTTTGTTTTGTTTTTGAACCTTAACACTTACAGTTTGTAAACTCGTACTCATAAGCAAACTCTCCTCTCGGGTTAATTTCGGTCCGCCTGAAAGCGCATTCATGACAAGGTACTTTACATGTAATAAACAACATTATCCCCCCTCACCTCTGTTTCTTTATTTAAGATAATAATCTGATTTTTCAGTTAATGAAAGGAGCCATTTCGTTGATAAAAGTGGGTATATTCGTAGAAAAAATGAATGAACCCAAACCCAAAACTAGTCAAGAATAGAAAACGAAGGTGCCTTCTATCAATTTAGAAAACACCTTCGCTTTGTTATGAGAATTGATCCTATCTTTTTAATTGGAATCCATTTGCTTTGTCTGCTTGAGCCGCTTCTTCAATCGCGTTCATTGCTTCTTCTGGCGTCGTTAAGTCTCCGACTAACCCTTGTAAGTTTTGGAAATAGGCTTCACCTGTTTCTACACCAATAAACACACTTGGGTTATAACCTGACCCGTCCGCAACATCAATAGCTGCATCACGTAAAACATCGCCAACCGGCTCTACATCCATCGAAGCAGTAGATGCAAGAATAAAGTTGTAATCTGGGAAGCTATAAACAATTTCGGCATAGTCACTAGAAAGAATATAGTCTAACCATAACTCAGCTGCATCCTCGTTATTTGCACCGGTTGGTACGACCCATGATTGGCCAATTCCACCTGTCGGTTTTGCTTCTTCCCCATCGATAAACGATGGCGCCATAAAGAATCCGACACTATCATGCAAACCTTCTTCAGCTAAATCTGTAATCAGATACGTCCCACCTGTATAGATGGCTGCTTGTTTATTTAAAAATTTAAACTTTGAATCTGTCTCTTGTAATGTAACGGCATCTTGTGAGATATACCCTTTATCTAGCCATTCTGTCATAGCCGTTGCTACTTCCACGACTTCTGGATCATTCCACTTTCCATCTTCAAAGAAAATCTCCTCTAATTTCTCTGTCCCTGCCATTGCTTCTAACATAACCCCAAATAACCAGCCAATGGCATAACCATTTCTCGCACCTACTGTAATTGGGTCAATACCAGATTCTTCCGCTAACGTTTCTAGTAAATCAATGTATTCATCGGCAGTCTCAGGGACGTCCAATCCATACTCGTCAAACACATCAATGTTATAGAAGTGGGCAATTGCATCTACCATGTGAGGTACTTCATAGATATGGTCGCCACCAGCAATCAAGTCGTATGCAAATGGACGAACAGCATTCTCCCATTGGTTTGCTTCATAGGTGTCATCTAGCGGTTTAATTAATTCCCCTTGTGACAAAACAGAAATACGACTTGGCCCAGCATTCATAAGAATCACGTCAGGCGTATTTACTTCAGACTGTAACAATGCTGTTAAACTTCCAGACTCTACCCGAACATCGCCTGTTTCTAATACAACGTCAATATCAGGATTTAATTCTTTGAAACGATCCACTACCTGCCCCCATTGCTCTCGTTCCACATCATTGTAGTAGTTAGGAATTAGTAACTGCAGCGTGTTTTCTTCATCTACCGAGGACTCCTGTTCACCGTCACTTTGCCCTCCCGTTGCTTGCTCTTCACTCTCACCTTCTACACTGGAACTACCTGACGGAGACTGACATGCAACGAAAACTACTAGCATTAACAAAAACATACATAACAGTGATGCTCTCACGAACGTTCGTATCATTATTCATACCTCCTTTTTTTAATGCAAACCTACTTTCACAGTTAGCATCGATTAAAACTTATATTAAGCGCTTTCATAACGTATTGAAAGAGGGCGTTTCGGTGATAAAAGTGGGTAAAAGTTTTCGCATAAATCATCTTTTTTTGTCGATTCACTTGCTAGAATATAAATATATCATTATAATCCTTGCAAACGCTTACTTAAAAAGGGCCAATGATGCGCCCTTAATTTCATTTCTTTTGTAAAGCTTAAGGGGATCTCTTACAAAATTGCAAAAAAGGAGGTGTCTTATGAAGTTTTTTCACTCTTTATTCTTTAAATTGTTATTTTGTTTGTTGATTATTTCCATTATTCCTTTAAGTATCGTCGGACTCATTACGTACAATAACACCTCAAAAAGTATGACGGATAATTTAGATTATCATGCTTCTTATATTTTGGATCAGAAAGTAGACGCACTCGATCAGCTTTTTCATGACTTAGAACGAATAAGCAGCGGAATCGTTCATAATAAAGTGTTTTCTACTTTTAGCGAAAATGACAACGATCGAAGGCACCAACAATTATTTCTTGAATTAGACCAATTGTTAGTCAGTATAGAAAATATATTTCCAGCATTCGAAGGCATCACGATCATCAATGAATCTGGTTTCATTTACAACTATGGCTACCCTTTAGCACTCAACATAACCGCAAACACTTTCTATCAATCTGACTGGTTTCCATCGATAGAAGGTCTATCTTACCCGGCCCTTACTCCATTGCATACTAGAAATTACAGTAACATGAATAACGATACACCTGTTTATTCCTTTGTTTATCAAGGGTGGGACAATAAATTAAACTCTAGTTATATTATCATCGACCTTACCGAAGAATCTGTTTCAAATATTACGAATATTCAGTATAATGAAACTGATATTGCAGGAACGCTTATTTATAATGATGAAAAAATTGTATACTCCGAAAACGAAACGTTTACTTTTTCCTATCATACCATCTCCTCTAGTAATTCCGGGGGTATTATTCAAAATGAGGAAAACAAAGAGTTTATCATTTACAAACAAAAGGTTCCTTCAACCGGCTGGACAATCGTTGAGTATTTTGAAGTCGGTAATTTTTTCAAACCAGTGTATGATACGAGAAACTTCTTCCTTTATACGATTATCGTTAGTGTTATCGTTTGTATCTTGGCTTCATTATTCGTAACGAAACAAATCTCAAATCCTATTTATAACTTACAGAAAAAAATGAAGGAGGTAGAAAGCGGCAACTTTGAAGAAAGATTTATTACGAATTCAAAAGATGTCATTGGAGACTTAGCCAAAGGTTTTAACCATATGCTCGTACAAATCAAAGCGTTGATCAAGTCCGTGGAAAAAGAAGAAAAATTAAAAAGAGAAGCGGAAATCACAGCATTGCAATTACAAATAAACCCGCACTTTGTCTATAACACGTTAGAATCGATTAATTCTTTAGCTAGAAAGAAGAAAGAGCATGAAATTAGTCACCTCATCGTTTTACTAGGAAGACTATTACGCTTAAGCATTAGCTCTTTTGATGAAATGATTCCAGTGCGTCAAGAAATCATGTACACGAATAACTATTTGGAGCTTCAGCAAAAGCGCATGCGGCAAAGCCTTGACTACAACATTGATATTGAAGATGAGTTATACGATAAGCACATGTTAAAGTGGATCCTTCAACCGATCGTTGAAAATGCCATTTTACATGGGATCGACCCTCAACAAACAAAAGGTGACATTGAGATTAAGGGCAAAATGGACAATCAATGTATTATTTTTACAGTAACAGATAATGGGAGTGGGATTTCTCCCAAGAAGCTTAGGGAGATCAGAAGTAGGCTTAAGGATGATTCAAGTGAACTTACAAAATATAAAAAACGAATTGGCCTGTATAATGTCCAATCACGTATTCATTTACATTATGGACTTTCTTATGGTATTTCGATTGATAGTGAAGAAGCAAAAGGCACTGTTGTAACCATTACCATCCCTCAAAGGAGCGAAACAAATGAATAAAATGCTAATTGTTGATGATGATTGGATGATTACTGACAGTTTAAAGCATATGGAAGAATGGTTGGACTTACACATTGATGTGGTTGGATCTGCAGCGAATGGAAAAGAAGCGTTATTTTGGTTAAAAAAGGAGAAAATAGATATTATCCTAACAGATATACGCATGCCAGAAATGGATGGAATCGCTCTTACGAAACATATTTATGATGAGCAAATAAAAACGAACGTCATTATTATGAGCGGATTTGAAGAATTCACTTATGCACAAGAAGCGATGCGTTACAATGCCAGGGGATATTTATTAAAACCGATTGACACAACTGAGTTATTAGAAACAGTACAGAAAGTAAAAGAAGAATATCTCGCCCCGCCTCAAGAGCCCCTGTCCAATGACATCGATGATATAAAACAGAGTCAAACACAGCAAGAAAGAGTGATTACAAGCACGATCAATTATATCAATTCTAACTACATGGAACCTCTAACATTAAAACAATTAGCAGAACGAGTGCATCTAAGTGATCACTACTTAGGACAGCTGTTTAAATCTGTGACAGGTGAATCATTTTTAAAATATTTAACAAATGTAAGAATGAAAAAGGCTGCCACACTCTTAGAAAACCCTGTACTGAAAATCTATGAGATTAGCGAAAGAGTCGGATACACTGATCCGAAACACTTTATGAAGGTTTTTAAGAAATCACACGGTTGTACACCAAAAGACTACCGACAAAGGTTTAAAATAAAAACACGGGAAGTCATGTGAGTTTGGTTCCTGGTCCCCATTGCGGTAAAGGTTTTGCGAAATGGGGGTCAGGACACTGGCCTTTCGCTATCGATTTATGATTCAATATATCCTGAAGCTTCACGAAAACGAAATTCAAAACCTCACTATGACACACATAGTGAGGTCTTCTAATATAAAAATCCTTCTTAAGTAGAGCTGTCTTCTCGATTGCTATTCGACAAAATACGGGAAGTTACTGGTACCGAATCATGCACTCAGATCCTAACACTACTTATCCATTTTTAATAATATCCAATAGGTGCACGATTTCTTCTTCTGTGTTGTAAAAGTGTGGGGACACTCTAATTCCTGACCTTACATTTATTTTGATGTTATGATTTGTTAATGTGGTTGGGTCAATCCCACTAAATGATGTTATTCCGGACCAATTTTTTTGATCAATTGTTGGGGAATGCATGTTAATATGCTCCACCGACATAAGACCTTCTCTTAATAACGAAGTTAATTTCTTTATTCGTTCTGGGATAAGGGTTTGATATTCATCTAGTAACAACAAGGATTCCCTTAATCCTCTAATAGCTGAAAAATTCATATTTCCGGTTTCAATAGACCTAGCAGATTGGTCAATATCCATTTTAATATCACTATAGTTAAACCTTTCTTTCATGCTAGCCCAACCAATAAACGGTATATTGATTTGATCGAGCAATTCTTCATTAATATAGATAAAGGAAAGGCCATCTGGCCCCATTGCCCATTTAAAAAAACCACTCACAACAAAGTCAGCTTGTATTTTGTTCACATCCAAAGGTTCTGTCATGTAACCTTGTATAGCGTCTACGATGAAAATAATTCCGTTCTCCTTACAGAGTGTTCCGATTTCTTCTAAATCGAGTTTATTTCCATTAGAAGCCATGACCCAGCTCACACTAACTACTTTCGTTTTTTCTGTGATTGCTTCTTTAAATTGATTTATATCCGCTCGTCCATCAATATGTTGAACGATTTTTCGCTTAATATTTTTTTCTTCCTCCAGCTTCATCCACGGATACACATTAGACGGAAATTCTTCATCTGTAATGAGAACTTCATCCCCCTCTTGGAGATTCAGTGAATGAGCGATAAGGTTAATTGCACTAGATGTATTCCAATAAAAGCCTATTTCTTTTGGTTTAGCCTTAATTGTAGAAGCGACCATTCCACGAACTTCATCAACTTCTTCCCACCACTTAGAAAAGTTATTTCCAAACATCGCTCTTTCTTCATGAAACGTTTGGACACCTTCTAGTACACGTTGGTGTAGAGGAGACATTGCGCCATGGTCAAGATATAAACATTGATCTAAAACTTTCATCCCTTTTCTAAAGTTGTTAATTGTCACATCACTCATTGTCTATCTCCTTACTGTTTCAGTTGACCATTACACATGAAATCGGCATATAGGTGAACCGCCTTCATGATTTGCTCTATTTCAATGAACTCATCTTTCGTATGAGCTTGTTCAATACTTCCAGGGCCAAAAACAATGGTTGGTGTAATCGCTTTAACAACTTTACTTGCATCACACCCAAAAGGTAATCCGATTACATCAGAATTAAGATGATGATTGCTTAAAAACGTTTGAAATTCTTGAATATTTAAATCATCTAATTCGTTATCTAAAGCCGGATCAATTAAATACGGGTCCTTGAAAACTGTATTTGAATATGTAGCATCAGTAAGCTCCCTTTTTAATGTTTCTTTAATACTTACATATGCTTCTTCCCAGTTCTCACCAGGGTTCAATCTACGATCAACATGAATTTCACATTTCCCTGGCACAGCATTTACTTGTTCACCGCCACTGATGAGGTTTACACTAACAGAGCTAGGCCCAATTAATGGATGGACCTTTTTTTCCACTTCAGGAACAACTTTGGATTTTATACATTGAATAATGTCACTCATAGAATATATCGCATTTTCGCCATCCCATGGTGTAGCACTATGAGCTGGAATGCCTGACGTTTCAATTTTAAAGCGAATACTTCCTTTATGTACGCCGCCTAAACGTAACTTTGTTGGTTCTCCAACAATTGAAAAGTCAGCCTTCGGGTTCAGATTAACAAGTTCATCGACGCCTCGGTGTAAATGTTCTTCATCTACGACGGCAGCAATGATTACATTCATCGACAAAGGTTTATTATCAGAAATCGCTTTTTCCAAACCGATAATCATACTTGCAAGCTGACCTTTAGCATCACAAACCCCTCTCCCCCACCATTTTTGATCTTTTTCAGTCATCTTAAAGGGTTCGATAATCATTTGATCGACTTCAACGGTATCGAGATGACTTTCAAGTAGAACCGTAGGGAGGTTATCAGAAACTTCATATTTAATAACGACATTATAGCGGTCATTTAATACGGGCTGCGTTTCAATTACAGCTTCAGGGATATTTTCTTTTACATATTCAATCAGTTTCTCGGCTACATTCGCTTCTCCTTCTATTAATTCATTATCTCTCGGGTTAACACTAGGCGTATTTACTAGCTGCTCTAATAAAACTTTTGTTTTTTCCTGCCATCTGTTCAATGCTTTTCACCACCCTAAAACATATTAGGAGTAAAAACTTTAGTAAGTTGTTCAGCTCCATTTTGAATGTGTTCATTACCTCTTTTTAAAATAAATAATCGATGACCTGGCAACAAAGTATCGACATTCAAGTTTTCTATTTTATGAAAGTCTTCTCGATAATCTTGTAAAGATGAACCTGGTGCATTTAATAGACCTAGTAAACCATGAGCAAAAACAGCATCAGAAGAGAAGAGGACCTTATTTCCGTCAGATTCCTCTAAGAAATAACATGACAATCCCGGACTATGTCCACGTACTTGGATAGCTTTTAAAGTTAAATCGCCAACTTTTAGCTCATCACAATCTTTTACTAATTGATCTGGCTCAAAGTATTTAAATGAATAATCAGAAGGATAAGCTCCTGCATTCTTCGCTAATTGTAAAGCAAGTTCAACATCGTCTTCATGGTTGGTCATCAGCTCTGCTTCTATCTCAGGTACAACCACTTGCTTGCCGAGTTGTTGAAAGTCGGGGGCTCCACCACCGTGATCAGCATGTGTATGAGTTAAGATGACCTTTGTAACCTTTTCAAAGGGAATATACTGTTCTACATTTTGAATAATCGTTTGTGTATCTAACCCTACTCCTGCATCAATTAAGACAGCTTCTTCTTCCGTATCAATTAAATAGACATGACAGTCATTTTGATGAGACACACCGATCTCACCACTACCAACTAAATAAACATGTTTAGTTAACCTCATCAAAAAAGTCCCTCCAAATGATCTCTTTTTCCGTTTCGCACGCTTCAATAATCGCTTCACAAATGGCGACTCCTGTGACGGCTTCCTCCATATTAATGACTGGAGAGGACGATTCCCCATCCAAGCAACGTATATAACCATCCAATTGATTCGCTAATGCACCATTCGGTATTCCATGTACACTAGTTGCTAAAGAAGTATCTGGCTGACTTAATTGACCCTTTGCCATTACCTTCAGATTGTCACCAGGATATTTTAGAACGAGGTGCCCATCGGTCCCCATAACTTCCATTTCGACATCTAAATATTGACCATATTCATTTGGTAAGCAC
The Bacillus shivajii DNA segment above includes these coding regions:
- a CDS encoding sugar phosphate isomerase/epimerase family protein, translating into MKFSVVTDMLGIESFDEALQTAKELGFDYVELRAKLDGDTIDSISVEKAKQLGEKVKEHGLEVATLSSWAVNSCTFSGPPKYDNYDENHHDEMTKQLDRLFNLADAFSAPNVRIYSLYRYPDFDTWSEEKKEKEYKHNAEVLKKHAEHAQRRGKVILVENEPPTLTNNCVELGKLVQYADHPHLKLNWDIVNGWRSGEYPTVELYEHIKGNVASVHLKGASRVVNSVTDDMPEGRFNNFAIAGHDDFKHEAVLNALTEGDPNVILTIDTHYPSFYQQDKIGEAEVVRQTKEFFEGILG
- a CDS encoding Gfo/Idh/MocA family protein, giving the protein MANIKFNYEYTNKINAGFIGCGAHSFRNVYPTFDYAPVELVAVCDLNLERAELYRKRFGADRAYTDYLEMMRKEDLDAIFVVLNFDKNGRPIYPKILPDIMKAGIPVWVEKPISYTTKEAEELMELQAKHNVQVLVSNKRYFYPSFEGAKKIVESEKFGGATSITGRYPLTLTPFNEELGEREGLHWFLDICHPVSGMQYLMGDIDEMCFVDHQPSGNVHTLFKFKSGAIGSLHLPSTQSETSPNENYEVIGNKENIIIDNAIRLGYYQGKKGSGEYGKAPSFIGDDPSNGPVHWEPEFSLGQLHNKNLFTQGMVQSVNHFAESVLENKQVERATLRDAWHLTQVFEAYKDNKAGNWIKIG
- a CDS encoding Tm-1-like ATP-binding domain-containing protein; the protein is MGKKVLVIGTLDTKKDEFLYVKDILESNNQTVLLMNTGIYDTSIPGDITSSEVAEAGGVSLQELRDKNDRGTAVATMTKGAASIVSTLLEENEISGIFGMGGTAGTTVAATAMRNAPVGLPKILVSTVASGNTRPYVGDKDITMMYSVVDIAGINGLSAEILKNAANALSGMVQGAEKGPKVESKPMIAATMFGVTTPCVTKTRELLEDQGYDVLVFHATGTGGDAMESLIQDGFIEGVVDITTTEFADRLVGGIFSAGDDRLESAGKIGIPQVVSVGALDMVNFGPPETVPEQFKDRLFYQHNPTTTLMRTTVEENKQLGKLIAEKLNKAESKTVVILPKGGVSLLDKEGQAFEGNEQREVLYASIKENLNENIPYIEVEEDINDPSVSELIVKELLQFM
- a CDS encoding carbohydrate ABC transporter permease codes for the protein MSTSLQTVSVKVQKQNKVKAQRINKLKRIAVIASFLSPALILYGAFMLYPMADAVRYSLFDWNGTSPTMNFVGLDNYARLATDGLFYRALGNNLLWVVLSLTLMVIPTLVLAVLISKVKRGKTFFRAAFYLPSVLSLAVVGVLWSKIYDPTMGPINIFLRAIGLDFMARNWLGEQMFVIPALVIASTWAFYGLYMILFLAGLQSIEPQMYEAADIDGAGPIRKFWYITVPSLRNTMNVVISMVIIHALKGFALIWIMTQGGPFYMSEVVSTLVYKTAFSMNQVSYATAQSVILGIIIIIFTIGFNYYRERTE
- a CDS encoding carbohydrate ABC transporter permease; translation: MERTMSRKSSSQMMIWVVLFLLLSLIIAPIIYAVLASFKTNMEIFSSPFSLPSNWSFENIINAWQVGNFQQYIINSAVVTIGGMLVVALVASPAGYAFSQLTFKGNNLIFYIVLLGMALPVQAIIIPIFFHLRSMGLVNTLTGLTLVSAALALPFSIFLMRNTFRDVPKAMRESAMIDGAGEWRIFWTVMLPLAKPGLVALLIFTFMNIWNDFLLPLVLLMSQGKYTISLGLYSFQGEMATNYALIFGGTVISMIPSIIVYLIFQRSFIEGMSSGANK
- a CDS encoding cupin domain-containing protein, with amino-acid sequence MTSNQKSATITDLNEERYLLPMDWGGIQWLCGEDIDPDSEMTFGMVFINAGEENPRHIHPNCEEVIFVLSGECDHTLGDETYHLKPGMMLRIPRNIPHNAKVTSWEPCRMIIAYSAPDRQTIGE